In Sardina pilchardus chromosome 8, fSarPil1.1, whole genome shotgun sequence, the genomic window ACATCTAACTGAATGAATCAGTCACAGGAAGAAGGTTAAGAGACCCTTTAGGGTATACTGTTGTCTGTGAGAGTGTTGtggtcggtctgtctgtctgtctgtctgtctgtctggagtgttcatttaaatgttgcttgtctgtctgtctgtatgtcggCGAGGTAACCATTTGAACTCAgctactctgtctctgtctctgtcgcaGGCGGGCACACTTACGGCTGTGTTTGGAACGCTTAAAATCACTCGTACCTCTGGGACCAGACACCAACAGGCACACCACTCTCAGCCTGCTGATGAAGGCCAAGGAACACATAAAGGTGTGTTAAATTGTGTGTGCTTACAAGTGCGAGCCTGTCAAGGGGCCTGTTTGTAGATCAAGGCCGCAATAAAAAGCTGTATGTGTCAGTGGGTGGGAAAAGTCTGTTTACCTGATGTATGCTTGTGTTGCAGAGATTGCTTTTTAAACATTACTCAAAGCCTTAGCCCAATCCCTTTGATGGTCATTTTCTGAATCAGGCTTATACCGCATTCACCTGTTTGTGCttgcgtgggtgggtgtgttctgcttttcatatgtgtgtgtgttttgtgtgtgtgtgttttgtgtgtgtgtgtgtgtgtgtgtgtgtgtgtgtgtgtgtgtagcggttgGAGGAGGGCGAGCGGAAGGCGCAGCACTCCATCGAGCACCTGCAGAGGGAGCAGCGGCACCTGAGACGCCGGCTGGAGCAGCTGGGGGTGGAGCGCACGCGCATGGACAGCACGGGCTCCACCGTCTCCTCAGACAAATCAGACTCAGAccagggtaaacacacacacacacacacacacacacacacacacacacacacacacacacagagaaatgtgcAGACACCAGCGGCTGCATGGTCTTCAGACAGGGAGGGATCACACAGACCAAGCATAAACAATGCACAAagcacccatacatacacacacacacacgcacacacacacgctcagacgcacacgtacacacagccATAGACATTAATGTACAGACAGCGCGGGCGCCGCTGTCAGTTTGTTTATAACAGACTCTtaccaaatacacacagacacaaacacactcacggaGTAATGTATACAAACATACTTATACAAAAACGTACAGGCAACGTGGGCTCCACCATTTCCTTAGGAAAAAGAGACTCAGAccagggtaaacacacacacacacacacacacacacacacacacacacacacgtatacatctGGACACAaatgtccattcattcatttgcaTGAACATGGACAGCACTATCCTATCAGCTCGGTCATATCAGACAAGGCACACAGTGATATAGTTTAGCGAGGCAGCGTGATTATTGTCGTCAGCTCAGACAAATGAGCCACTGATAAGGCTAAAGACATGCGCACATGTCCCCCCCCCGAGTTTAACCTTTAACTTAGCACAGGCTAATCGCAGTGCAGCGCTGTGTGCTACTGTCCTCTTAAACGTTATCAGACGTCTAGTGTTCTGGATCGAACTGAAACTGAAATAACTGGGAGTTGCTCTTAAGGCTGCACTGGTTTATGTGTTGACTTTGCCATTCTCTGTCATTTTGCAGCTCTGCTTTTATTCTGCCATAACTACACTTCAATCTACTTCTGAGACGTGCACAGTATTTTTCCTGTTCAAATAATGTCACAGAGGCCACAGTGAGAAGGGCCACATAGTTGAGTTACCCGTTTTATTGTCAGCCGAGTTTCAGTCATGCACTGAATTCCTCCCCTAAGTATGGCCGGCtgcctgtgatttatttctgtTGTAAGGTTTTTTATTGTAAGGATAACAAATATGAAATCCCAAGTGCTCTGTTGATGAAATTTCTGTTGTGAAAAAaccctggtctggtctggcccTTTAGCCTACTTTTCTGGATGCATTTCATCAGAACCGCTCAAAATTCTAGGAATACTTAAGCTGCCAGCATAGTTTAGTGTATATAGAGTAAACTTGCACTGTGCAAGTACAATCTTTTGGCCTTTGCGATATCAGCCATTGACACAAAGCCAATGCAATTAAACTAAAATGACGACCTAAAATCACACCTAATACATGATGTTTGTTAAATAATGGCAGAATATTTGAGTTCCCTTGATTAGAAGgtaatgcttgttttttttgtacatgtttgttaacttctttgcgtgtgtgtgtgtgtgtgtgtgtgtgttacagaggaGCTCGATGTGGACGTGGACGTAGATGTGGACGTGGACGTCGATGTGGAGGGCACTGACTGCCTGCTGGGCGACCTGGAGTGGAGCAGCTCCAGCGTGAGCGACTGGGACGAGCGGGCCAGCTGGCGCAGCAGCGGCAGCGACGAGGGCTACTCCAGCGCCAGCCTGCGCCGCCTGGCAACCCCTCAGGAGAACAGCCCCAAGAGCCCTGTGCTGGGCAGCCTTTAGGGGGCGTGTCAGAGCATctctgatgccccccccccccccatctccccttaCCACCCAATCTCCTCTGCCcattcgcgcacacacacatatacacacacacataaacacacctaaCCCCTGAAGGCCCGCTCCCTACTCCCTACTCCTGTACGCCGCCTCATGCACTTCACTTGCTCAGCTTCACTCAGCCCTTACAGCTGCTGCCAATGCCAACAACCTGTCAATCAGTCcaaggtgcccccccccctcccctgcccacATGCCCACATGCCCACATGCCTAGCACAACTCGCTGCCACCCGTCACCATTAGAGCCAGAGCACACAGTCAGTctcgtgtgtttatgtgggacCTTATCACCTCCGTCCCAGCCAGAGGTCTTGACCGCTAGCAGCTAGCTCCTCCTGGTCGAGAGCAGAGCCGGTTTTGAAGATTCAGCTACTCCTGTGTTGTTTGCCAGCCAGTCAGCTTGTAAGAATCTCTCCGCTCCCTGCCCCCGTAGCCAACCCCCTGCCACCTGTCCTTAACAGGCAGGGCTTCAGTTGGCATCCATTCCTGTTCACtttctcctctgcccccccccctttcccccccaatacacatacacacagattcagtcacctcatctcctctcagacaaacaaacaaaccaaaaaaaaaaatgcaaacaaacaaacaaacaaacaaacaaacaaacaaaaaaaaccatacCTCAGCCAGAGAATGTGATCGTTCCCTTCACtcactgcctgtctgcctgtcagtgtgtgagggGCCACTTCTGAGCCTCTCGGCTTCAGCCAGCACTAACTTCCTGACcgcctcctctccatcctcgcACTCCTCCCCTGCCTGTGCTGACCCCTCCAAACCCCCCAACTTCCCATCCCATCGTCCCCCAGCTGCAGGTGCGGCACACACAGGGCTGGGTCACCTGACCCGCAGCTGACCTATCAGAGGATGGGATTttgcacttaaaaaaaaacgataGAGTACGGGAAGGCCTTGTCCGGGTCAAGAGCTGTGCATTTGttgttggtttttgtttattttcatttcttctTGTTATTTACTCTTCGTCCCccattttgtttttatgttcTCGTCTCTGCAAAGGGACTGCAGCTATTGTAGTAATGCACTGGGACTTAGTGTTTTTAGCTAGTCTTAAAAATGATCTACCTGCACTgtcccttgccccccccccacacctctccCATGGGAGTTTATAGACTCTAAGCACCAAGTGTGATGTCATCGCCTCCTTCAACCACTAGATTGGTGTTTCCATGGCAGCAGTGCTGCAGCAATACACACCCACCAACCAGGTGTTTTTCTTGAGGTGGATCCCCAGTTCAGGTGACGTGTACTTTGAACTGCCGAGAGATAGCAGGCCTGTTTTAGCCTCTTTATGATTTATCAGTGGTTCTTTTGATGATTTCAAACAAATTATCATAATTTATTATATTTAATGTTGCCTAACCcaacgcttttacacacactcCCGCTGTTGAAATTTTTTATAGAGAAGGCATTTTGTTTATTGAGAACTGTGTGCAGCATGAGATTGTAAAAGAGCATTTTTTGGAGGGGGTGCGGGAGGATTTGGAATAGGGCTTGAACATTTTTATCAGGGtgctccatctctttctctccttctaaAGACAgtgacgtttgtgtgtgttgtgtgagtgtgtgtgtttttttttttttttcatgtcatcTATCCaatggatagagaaagagaagggaaagaCTAAAGCAATCTTAAAAGCACATTCCACATCAGACTGAAGAGGGAGCAGTCAAAATAACGCAACTATCATGGTGGGTGAGGAcatgcctgcttgtgtgtgtgtgtgtgtgggatgggatggggtgggggggtgaatgGTTGTATGTAGTGTGATAGATTACAGTAAATGCATGGGGATGCAGGAATCGACAGAATTCACCCAGAGGTCACCCAACAACACAAAGGGGACCGCTGACTTAACTTTGTCCTTAACTTTGTCGGTTGCTGAGGCTCAAtgtcactgtgcgtgtgtgtgtgtgtgtgtgtgtgtgtgtgtgtttgtgtatgtgtgtctgtctgtcctcaaAGCTGTACAGTACTGCACTGCAGCACCACTCTTTCTGTCCTGCCCAGACTGCTCGTTTGTTATTTCTGCAAGATACAGTCATTTTTATGTAAATAGttcaacagagagaaagagaagatatATCTATATCAAAGTATTTATATTTGATCaaaaatactttaaaaaaacaaatatatatatataaaagtaaattcatatatatacatatatatatatatatatatggatatTTAAGTAGGAATTGCCTTAgtagttttgtttgttgttccagTTGTGAGGTTTTTATGTGAAACTTATTTTGCACACAGCATTGTGAATCTATTTGGCGTTAGAGCTGTTTTATACTTGGAATATTTGTGTACATCTAGACCTAGAACACAGTGCTATTTAGAATGAAAAACATTTGATCGGTTTTGTTGATATCAAACGTTTCCTACATTTTTTTGTTCTTGTACACAAAGGATATATTACAAAAGTCCTctctaacaaacaaaaaaaatgcaaatagCTGAAAAACGGAGACTTAGGAgacttaatttaaaaaaaaaaaagtttatataATGGGAAAAGGAAAGCCTTGTTGGGGTGCAGTAGATGATGCTGCTGGAGTGTAAGAGTCGTTGGTGGGTTAAGGCCCCTTTGGAGTGCCTGTGAGGGTAGAACAGGAAATGGCTCCTCGTTTGCTGTTCCTCCCCTTAGTTTTGGCAGTGTGTAAAATGGAGGACACGCGGGGATACGGATGAGCcagggagtgagaggagagaagagactcCATATCTGAATGTAGTTAGTCATCCTCTTCCCAACTCATTGCCAGTAGGACCTCACTCAGCCTGCAAAATTCTCAAGAACTTGAAAGAaatgcaccaaaaaaaaaaaaaaaatgataaactaaAATGTATTGCTATaatacatattattattattattatcattattattattgtattaatattattattcacTATTTGTGTGTGGAATGCTGCTTCTTGTGTAGTTTCTTtatcaataaaaaaataataatatattaaagTTTGAAAAGTAAAGATGTAGCCTTGGGAATTTTGGATATGTCAATAGCATTAGTGGCGGTTAGCATTAGCTTGCCTGATAATGTGCACCCAGCTTCTGGGTGCGTCGGCATGATTTGTATCATCTTGTTGAAATGTGATTTTTGTGCGCGTGCCGTCACTGtctaacagaaagagagaaagaggggtgggggttgagggAGGGGAAatatcagggttttttttttttttttctgtgaatatGCTTGGTATTCGTTTTACTTGttacaagtaaaaaaaaaaaaggtgcagAATGAATCAAAAAAGGCTCTCACTCTCAAAAGCTGTTCGGTGTGAAGCCATGTCATGTCTTAAAGCCACCAATGCACCCTCCCTCCACATGAATAccctgcaaaaacacacacacacacacccacgcgcaTTGTTATGTGCTCCacccccctgcccaccccaTTGTTAGCGTGGTCCCGTCCTTTTCATCTATGGTGCAGAGAGTCAGGTTTGGCTTTCCCCAGCCTCTCTGTAGACTCCTTTGGAAGACCTTTTTGGTGCTTCGACATCTGTCCTTTGCAACAGATGTGGGATCTTTGAAAAAAAATTACTACTGTATTTATTAATGATGGAAAGAAATATACATGCCCAGAGTTTGCTATCGCTCCGTCCCATCACAGCTATGGATGTCACCGTGGGAAGCAAATGTCATTTTGTTCTCTTCTGTTTTTGTATATATAGGTTTATGTGCATAGGGTACAAAATGGCTGATGCCTTAAAGAC contains:
- the mxd1 gene encoding max dimerization protein 1 — its product is MAAIGMVQMLIEAAEYLDRREREAEHGYASMLPFTSNKERDNLKRKNKSKKNSSSRSTHNEMEKNRRAHLRLCLERLKSLVPLGPDTNRHTTLSLLMKAKEHIKRLEEGERKAQHSIEHLQREQRHLRRRLEQLGVERTRMDSTGSTVSSDKSDSDQEELDVDVDVDVDVDVDVEGTDCLLGDLEWSSSSVSDWDERASWRSSGSDEGYSSASLRRLATPQENSPKSPVLGSL